In the Streptomyces sp. WMMC940 genome, GAGTTCGTCGATCCGGCCGAGGGCCACGAGGTGGCTGCGGTGTATCCGGACGAAGCCGCGGGACGCCCAGCGCTCCTCCAGCGTGGAGAGCGGGATCCGGACGAGATGGCTGCCCTCGGCCGTGTGCAGACGCGCGTAGTCGCCCTGAGCCTCGACGTACGTGATCTCGTCGATGGGGACGAACCTGGTCACGCCGCCCAGTTCGACGGGGATCTGCTCGGGCGCGGTGCCCGGTGCGGTGGACCCGGTGACCAGCGGACCGGGGGCCGAGGGGCCGGTCCGATCCGGCGCCGCCCCGGCCGCTCCCGGCTCCGCGCCGGTGGCCGGCGGGTTGCGCCGGGCCCCGCGCGCGGCCGCGGTCAGATCGCTGACCCGGCGAACGGCTTCGGCGAGCCGTTCCCTGCGCACCGGCTTGAGGACGTAGTCGACGGCCTTGAGGTCGAACGCCTGCACGGCGAAGCCCTCATGGGCCGTGACGAACACGATCAGCGGCGGCCGGGCGAACTCCGAGAGCAGCCGGGCGACGTCGAGCCCGGTGAGCCCCGCCATGTGGATGTCGAGGAAGACGACGTCGATGCCGTCGTCGCCGCCCGGCCCCGCGTCCAGCGCCCGGCTGATGCGGCGAAGCGCCTCCGTGGCGTCGGTGGCACCGTCCGCGCTGGCCACTCGCGGGTCGGAGCGCAGCAGGTACAGCAGTTCCCCCAGCGCCGGCTTCTCGTCGTCGACGGCAAGTACGCGCAGCATGCTGCGGATTTTAGGCACGCGCCGCCCGGGCGACCACGGGCGTGCCGGTCACCTCGGCCACCGGACGTGCCCGCCGGCTCCGTCACTCCCGCCCGCCCCGGTGCCGAAGGCGTCGTCCTCCGCACACGCCGCCCGCAGCGCCTGGGCGTCGGCCATGCCGAGGTATGTGGCACGGCACCGGCCACAGTGGGTGAGGTGCCCCGCCACCCGGGCCTCCTCGTGGGGGACGAGCACGCCGAGGACATACGCGCCGAGCAGCGGCTCCACATGGGGGCTGCCGGGAGGCCGCCCGGTCATAGGGACGCCCGAATCTCCACCGTTCACCCACCCATTCTGCCGGTCCTCTCCACAACTCGGCGCCACGGTCGCACCACCGCGCGACCTGGCCGCACTTTCCCCTTCCGCCGCTGAGCACGGCACCGCTCCGCTGCGTATTCCAGAGCGACACCCACGGTGCATACGCCTCGTATGGACCGTTCGTAGCCGACGAGCCGAAGGATTGGTCCATGAATCTGCGGGAGCAGCACCGGGATGTGGCCGCCTACGCGCTCGGTGTCCTCGACCCCGTGGACGCCTTCCGCTTCGAGGAGCATCTGGCGGACTGCGGCCTCTGCGCCCTGCGGCTCTCCGACTTCGCTCCGGTCGCGTCGGCGCTGAGTGATCTCGCCGGTCCCGGCCGGGCCGACGAGCCACCGGCGCCGCGGCTGCTGGAGCGTCTGCTCCACGAGGTCGCGGTCCGGCGCCGGCGCGGTTCGCGCCGCAGGCTGCGGCTGGTGGCCGCGGCGGCCGCGTTGATCGTGGCGCTGCCCGCGGCGGCGGTGAGTCTGTCGCGCGGGCCGGACGGCCCGGTCACGGACGGCCCCGACGAGCGGATCACGGCCACGGACGGCGCCACGGGCGTCTACGGCGCCGTGGATCTGCGCTCCAAGGGCTGGGGCACGGCCGTGGCCCTTCGCATGGCGAAGCTGCCCGGCCCGCGGACCTGCCGGCTGGTCGCGGTCGCCAAGGACGGCAAGGAGTACGCGGTCACCAGCTGGTCGGTGCCCGCCGTCGGCTACGGGACGGGCGCCCCGGGGGCGGAGGAGGAGATGGACATGGAGGTGGGGACGGCGTTGCGGCGCGACGAGATCGGCCACTTCGAGGTCCGCACGGACAGCGGCGAGCACCTGGTGTCCCTGGACCGCTGACCGTCGGCCCGGGCCCGCTCCCGGCGCCCGCGCGCCGTCATTTGAGCAGCCGCGACAGCCTGCGGTCCGCGAGCGGCCTGCCGCCCGTCTGGCACGTGGGGCAGTACTGCAGCGACGAGTCGTGGAACGACACCTCGCGGATGGTGTCGCCGCACACGGGACAGGGCTCGCCGGTGCGGCCGTGCACCCTCAGACCGCTCTTCTTCTCGGCCTTCAGCCGGCCGGCGGCCAGGCCCCTCGATCGCTCGACGGCGTCCTCCAGCGTCGTGCGCATCGCCTCGTACAGACCGGTGGTCTCGTCCTCGCCGAGTCTCGAGGTGAGCTTGTACGGCGACATCCTCGCGGCGTGCAGGATCTCGTCGCTGTACGCGTTGCCGATTCCGGCGATGAGGCTCTGGTCGCGCAGCGCTCCCTTGATCTGACGGCGCTCCCCGGCGAGGAGCGCGGCGAACGCGTCGCGGTCGAAGTCGTCCGCGAGCGGGTCCGGTCCGAGCCGGGCGACACCGGGCACCTCGGCCGGGTCGTGCACGAGGTGCACGGCGAGTCGTTTGGTCGTGCCCGCCTCGGTCAGGTCGAAGCCGTCCCCGCCGGTGAGCGCGGCGCGCAGGGCCAGCGGGCCCTTGCCCGGGCGGGGCATACCCGACGGGAGGACGTCCTTCCACTGCAGCCATCCGGCCCTGGCGAGGTGGAAGACGAGGTGCAGTCCGCCGCCGGTGCCGATGTCGAGGAACTTGCCGTGCCGCCGCACCGAGGTGACCTCCCTGCCGTCGAGGGCGGTGAGCGGCGGGTCGTACGTCTTCAGCACGCTGATCGCCACGGGCAT is a window encoding:
- a CDS encoding zf-HC2 domain-containing protein, coding for MNLREQHRDVAAYALGVLDPVDAFRFEEHLADCGLCALRLSDFAPVASALSDLAGPGRADEPPAPRLLERLLHEVAVRRRRGSRRRLRLVAAAAALIVALPAAAVSLSRGPDGPVTDGPDERITATDGATGVYGAVDLRSKGWGTAVALRMAKLPGPRTCRLVAVAKDGKEYAVTSWSVPAVGYGTGAPGAEEEMDMEVGTALRRDEIGHFEVRTDSGEHLVSLDR
- a CDS encoding Fpg/Nei family DNA glycosylase, whose translation is MPELPEVEALRGFLDENLLGKEIARMMPVAISVLKTYDPPLTALDGREVTSVRRHGKFLDIGTGGGLHLVFHLARAGWLQWKDVLPSGMPRPGKGPLALRAALTGGDGFDLTEAGTTKRLAVHLVHDPAEVPGVARLGPDPLADDFDRDAFAALLAGERRQIKGALRDQSLIAGIGNAYSDEILHAARMSPYKLTSRLGEDETTGLYEAMRTTLEDAVERSRGLAAGRLKAEKKSGLRVHGRTGEPCPVCGDTIREVSFHDSSLQYCPTCQTGGRPLADRRLSRLLK
- a CDS encoding LytR/AlgR family response regulator transcription factor: MLRVLAVDDEKPALGELLYLLRSDPRVASADGATDATEALRRISRALDAGPGGDDGIDVVFLDIHMAGLTGLDVARLLSEFARPPLIVFVTAHEGFAVQAFDLKAVDYVLKPVRRERLAEAVRRVSDLTAAARGARRNPPATGAEPGAAGAAPDRTGPSAPGPLVTGSTAPGTAPEQIPVELGGVTRFVPIDEITYVEAQGDYARLHTAEGSHLVRIPLSTLEERWASRGFVRIHRSHLVALGRIDELRLDGGATTVRVGTAELAVSRRHARQLRDLLMRHARG
- a CDS encoding anti-sigma factor family protein; translated protein: MNGGDSGVPMTGRPPGSPHVEPLLGAYVLGVLVPHEEARVAGHLTHCGRCRATYLGMADAQALRAACAEDDAFGTGAGGSDGAGGHVRWPR